From one Mytilus edulis chromosome 1, xbMytEdul2.2, whole genome shotgun sequence genomic stretch:
- the LOC139486198 gene encoding fibroblast growth factor receptor 2-like translates to MLPLWYGYQFMALVSRKQSMVNLSHPEILTIKNVTKDNAGWYGCLISIPLGRYYQTAWLTVLDEQAEAVDIRSGGTNDKEQIVIYIIGGVASVVVLFLLLLIFICYRRYKRVQSSKYRNVKRVIVMTQNENYHPYKSYDGTQPFVLPSIRIEPGPRRRLSSDLTMMSEYDLPLDKHWEFRRQQLSLGEPLGEGAFGKVFKAETVGLNKAPTTAIAVKMLKEDATDRELTDLMQEMEVMKLIGCHENIINFLGCCTQNDKVYILVTKRVKVAVNRNIYIYYCGNSNTSQSNMAIVYINVDNELTMR, encoded by the exons caATCCATGGTGAATTTAAGTCACCCAGAAATACTGACAATAAAGAATGTAACAAAAGATAATGCTGGATGGTATGGTTGCTTGATTTCTATTCCACTTGGTAGATATTACCAGACTGCCTGGCTAACAGTTTTAG ATGAACAAGCAGAAGCAGTAGACATTAGGTCAGGAGGAACAAACGATAAAGAGCAAATAGTAATCTACATTATCGGTGGTGTCGCATCAGTAGTTGTTCTCTTCCTGTTACTCCTGATATTTATATGTTATAGACGTTACAAGAGGGTTCAGTCCAGCAAATATAGAAATGTCAAGAGAGTAATTGTCATGACACAG AATGAGAATTACCATCCATACAAATCTTATGATGGTACACAACCATTTGTTTTACCCTCAATCAGAATTGAACCTGGTCCAAGAAGACGCTTGTCATCTGATTTGACCATGATGTCAGAGTATGATCTCCCTCTGGACAAACACTGGGAATTTAGACGGCAACA GTTATCACTTGGTGAACCTCTTGGGGAAGGAGCATTTGGTAAAGTTTTTAAAGCAGAAACTGTTGGTTTAAATAAAGCTCCAACAACTGCCATAGCAGTCAAGATGTTGAAGG aggATGCAACCGATAGAGAATTGACAGATTTAATGCAAGAAATGGAAGTGATGAAATTAATAGGATGCCatgaaaatattattaatttcctGGGATGTTGTACACAAAATG ATAAGGTGTACATCCTAGTTACAAAGCGAGTTAAAGTGGCTGTGaatcgaaatatatatatatattattgtggaaATTCCAATACGTCACAAAGCAATATGGCGATTGTTTACATCAATGTTGACAATGAGTTGACAATGAGATGA